One stretch of Cohnella algarum DNA includes these proteins:
- a CDS encoding amidohydrolase/deacetylase family metallohydrolase: MNGSFVLQKVKLPDEREIDVVIRNGIVAEIVPGGKAKGEGGFDGTGLYVSPGWIDLHVHAFPEFEPYGDEIDEIGVKQGVTTIVDAGSCGADRIAELRKSAKGARTGVFAFLNVSHIGLARVDELSRLAWIDEEKAAAAVRENGDFIVGLKARMSGSVVKDNGIEPLRLARRISGRTGLPLMVHIGSAPPAIEDILALLQERDIVTHYLNGKPNNLFRPDGTPVEGLADAIRRGVHLDVGHGTASFSFRAAEQARRCSIGLGTISTDIYRGNRLEGPVYGMANVMSKFLSLGYSLREVVDAVTVRAAAWLNKPELGRIRVGDKANLTLFEVKKGKRVLVDSEGERRLAEAYVEAKGVVIGGSYYTC, from the coding sequence GTGAACGGTTCTTTCGTGCTGCAAAAAGTGAAGCTGCCGGACGAGCGGGAAATCGACGTCGTCATCCGGAACGGAATCGTGGCGGAAATCGTTCCGGGAGGGAAGGCGAAAGGGGAAGGCGGATTCGACGGCACGGGCCTGTACGTCTCGCCCGGGTGGATCGATCTGCACGTGCATGCGTTTCCGGAGTTCGAGCCGTACGGGGACGAAATCGACGAGATCGGCGTGAAGCAGGGGGTCACGACGATCGTGGACGCAGGCAGCTGCGGGGCCGACCGGATCGCGGAGCTCAGGAAGAGCGCGAAGGGGGCGAGAACGGGCGTATTCGCCTTTTTGAACGTTTCGCATATCGGGCTTGCGCGTGTCGACGAGCTTTCGCGGCTTGCGTGGATCGACGAGGAAAAGGCCGCCGCGGCGGTGCGGGAGAACGGCGATTTCATCGTCGGACTGAAAGCGCGAATGAGCGGCAGCGTCGTCAAGGACAACGGGATCGAGCCGCTGCGGCTGGCGCGCCGAATATCCGGGCGAACCGGGCTTCCGCTCATGGTCCATATCGGCTCGGCGCCTCCCGCGATCGAGGACATTCTTGCCCTGCTGCAAGAACGCGATATCGTCACCCATTATTTGAACGGGAAGCCGAACAATCTGTTCCGCCCCGACGGGACGCCGGTCGAAGGGCTCGCCGACGCGATCCGAAGGGGCGTCCATTTGGACGTCGGGCACGGCACGGCGAGCTTCTCGTTCCGGGCGGCCGAGCAGGCGCGTCGCTGCAGCATCGGGCTGGGGACGATCAGCACCGACATTTACCGCGGCAACCGGCTGGAAGGACCCGTATATGGGATGGCCAACGTGATGAGCAAGTTTCTGAGCCTCGGCTATTCGCTACGGGAAGTCGTGGACGCGGTGACCGTTCGCGCCGCCGCATGGCTGAACAAGCCGGAGCTGGGCCGGATCCGGGTCGGCGACAAGGCGAACCTGACCTTGTTCGAAGTGAAGAAAGGAAAGCGCGTGCTGGTCGATTCCGAAGGGGAGCGCCGATTGGCGGAAGCATATGTCGAAGCGAAAGGGGTAGTGATCGGTGGCAGCTACTATACTTGCTAA
- a CDS encoding DgaE family pyridoxal phosphate-dependent ammonia lyase, producing MSILGVSAPTDTVMEAMKEGGQNYVEMADLVDKAGDYVAEILGSEAAVVVNSASSGIALTVAAVVTEGDVRKSLRLHQDPLPKNEIILLKGHNVQYGAPVETMVYLGGGRLIEVGYANEGRKEHIEAAISERTAAILYVKSHHCVQKNVISAEEAWEVAQSRGVPLIVDAAAEEELRKYVTCSDLAIYSGSKAIEGPTSGLVAGKRKYVDWVKVQLHGIGRSMKVGKESTFGLLQALDEYMRKEDRSEREKEALKALDALSGLPGVTVSIVRDEAGRAIYRGRVRVDAQAAGVTAKEVNDALREGAIAVYTRDYGVRQGYFDIDPRSLQGDDMAVIVARINEIIGGSAHG from the coding sequence ATGAGCATTCTGGGCGTCTCGGCGCCGACCGATACGGTGATGGAAGCGATGAAGGAGGGCGGCCAAAACTACGTGGAAATGGCCGATTTGGTCGACAAGGCGGGCGATTACGTCGCCGAAATTCTCGGTTCGGAGGCGGCCGTCGTCGTCAATTCCGCCTCGAGCGGCATCGCGCTGACGGTGGCGGCCGTCGTGACCGAAGGCGATGTCCGCAAAAGCTTGCGCCTCCATCAGGATCCGCTGCCGAAAAACGAGATCATCCTGCTGAAAGGGCACAACGTGCAGTACGGCGCTCCGGTGGAAACGATGGTCTACCTGGGCGGAGGCCGCCTGATCGAGGTCGGCTACGCGAACGAAGGGCGCAAGGAGCACATCGAAGCGGCGATCTCGGAGCGCACCGCCGCCATTCTGTACGTGAAATCCCATCACTGCGTACAGAAAAACGTGATTTCCGCGGAGGAAGCGTGGGAAGTCGCCCAAAGCCGGGGCGTTCCCCTGATCGTGGATGCCGCCGCGGAAGAAGAGCTCCGCAAATACGTGACCTGCTCCGATCTCGCCATTTACAGCGGCTCCAAGGCGATCGAAGGGCCGACTTCCGGGCTCGTCGCCGGCAAGCGCAAATACGTCGACTGGGTGAAGGTCCAGCTGCACGGCATCGGACGCAGCATGAAGGTCGGCAAGGAATCGACGTTCGGCCTGCTGCAGGCGCTGGACGAATATATGCGCAAGGAAGACCGCAGCGAGCGGGAGAAGGAAGCGCTCAAGGCGCTGGACGCGTTGTCCGGGCTGCCCGGCGTGACGGTTTCGATCGTGCGGGACGAGGCGGGACGAGCGATTTATCGCGGGCGCGTTCGGGTGGACGCCCAAGCGGCGGGGGTGACCGCGAAGGAAGTGAACGACGCGCTGCGCGAGGGCGCCATTGCCGTTTACACAAGGGATTACGGAGTCCGGCAGGGGTACTTCGACATCGATCCCCGCTCGCTGCAGGGAGACGATATGGCGGTTATCGTAGCGAGAATAAACGAAATTATCGGAGGGTCGGCCCATGGCTGA